One genomic segment of Gadus chalcogrammus isolate NIFS_2021 chromosome 3, NIFS_Gcha_1.0, whole genome shotgun sequence includes these proteins:
- the fgg gene encoding fibrinogen gamma chain has product MNLLIFGALAVFLPITSAQRGDSSALRGCQPDVDFGRYCPTTCGVADYLFRYTPDVYDDLDDMLAKLESIGNLTRGAEEKVVFMRDRATSAHKSSQPDLYYKRSTSMLDDVTRFEKVILSQEQQIFELQNFVLANDRQMQELKQLTRQLEATCSVPCKDTVEIQPITGTDCQDIANKGASVSGLYYVKPAKATDQFLVYCEIDTFGRGFTVIQRRKSGLVDFNRNWIPYKEGFGYLSPDDSTEFWLGLEKMHLLTTSVTLPYVLRIEMVDWLGNKKYADYAMFRVGPEQDKYRLTYGYYFAGDAGDAFDGFDFGDDASDKAYTVHNGMQFSTPDNDNDKYDGNCARQDGSGWWMNRCHAGHLNGKYYPDGTYSEKDAGSFDNGIIWVTWHDRWYSLKETTMKIIPVSRISTDGTQQSGVKQFGGL; this is encoded by the exons ATGAATTTGTTAATATTCGGAGCACTGGCTGTGTTTCTCCCCATCACATCAGCA CAGAGAGGGGACAGCTCCGCGCTGAGAGGATGTCAACCAGATGTAGACTTT GGAAGGTATTGCCCGACTACCTGTGGAGTGGCGGACTACCTGTTTAGGTACACCCCTGATGTATATGACGATTTAGATGATATGCTGGCTAAACTGGAAAGCATAGGTAATCTGACACGGGGAGCCGAGGAGAAAGTGGTCTTCATGAGAGACAGGGCCACGTCGGCGCATAAGTCCTCACAACCAG ATCTGTACTACAAAAGATCCACCAGCATGCTGGACGACGTCACTCGTTTTGAGAAGGTCATCCTCTCTCAGGAGCAGCAGATATT TGAACTCCAGAATTTTGTTTTAGCAAATGACCGGCAAATGCAAGAACTCAAGCAGCTCACCCGTCAGCTGGAGGCCACATGCAGTGTGCCGTGCAAGGACACGGTGGAGATCCAGCCAATCACTGGAACAG ACTGCCAGGATATTGCCAACAAAGGAGCCAGTGTCAGTGGTCTGTACTATGTGAAGCCGGCGAAGGCCACAGACCAGTTCCTGGTCTACTGTGAGATTGACACCTTTGGTCGTGGCTTCACTGTGATTCAGAGG AGAAAGAGTGGACTGGTGGACTTCAACCGAAACTGGATCCCGTACAAGGAGGGCTTTGGATACCTTTCCCCAGATGACAGCACAGAGTTCTGGCTTGGCTTGGAGAAGATGCACCTTTTGACCACCAGTGTTACTCTCCCATATGTCTTGAGGATAGAGATGGTTGACTGGCTGGGCAACAAAAA GTATGCCGACTACGCCATGTTCCGAGTTGGACCAGAGCAGGATAAGTACCGTCTGACCTACGGCTACTACTTTGCCGGCGATGCAGGAGACGCCTTCGATGGCTTTGACTTCGGGGACGACGCGAGTGACAAGGCCTACACCGTTCACAACGGCATGCAGTTCAGCACCCCCGACAACGACAACGACAAGTACGACGGCAACTGTGCCCGCCAGGATGGCTCCGGATGGTGGATGAACAGATGCCATGCCGGCCACCTCAACGGCAAATACTACCCGG ACGGAACGTACTCGGAGAAGGATGCCGGTTCCTTCGACAACGGCATCATCTGGGTGACGTGGCACGACCGCTGGTACTCACTGAAGGAGACCACCATGAAGATCATCCCCGTCAGCAGGATCAGCACAGACGGAACACAGCAGTCTGGGGTCAAGCAGTTTGGAGGGCTCTAG